A stretch of the Zeugodacus cucurbitae isolate PBARC_wt_2022May chromosome 6, idZeuCucr1.2, whole genome shotgun sequence genome encodes the following:
- the LOC105216984 gene encoding cytochrome b-c1 complex subunit 9, protein MKAIYNALFKRTSTYAVGIMASVFFFERAFDVASTQVFESVNKGKLWKDIKDKYE, encoded by the exons atgaaGGCTATCTACAACGCTTTATTCAAAAGGACTTCCACATATGCCGTCGGAATAATGGCATCCGTGTTCTTCTTTGAACGCGCATTTGATGTGGCGTCCACACAAGTTTTCGAGTCCGTCAATAAAGGA AAACTGTGGAAGGATATCAAGGATAAATACGAATAA
- the LOC105216987 gene encoding 39S ribosomal protein L18, mitochondrial: protein MSGHFQPLRSSRVLRKIKEISQPTGDPVIINRNPRNLERLRIAHKPKGYFLEKPGRSFWHKLELTVSGRYVTAEVRHFQNGPIVGASTSEWAIKKHLYKTTDTPAFVNLARVLAMRCLQSGITEMACNIDAVAGGKVEKFLKTLEENGVRLQEPERYVAPLPWDAVRNEKPWEVLEDQLPPAQEAKTEKTPKK, encoded by the coding sequence ATGTCCGGACATTTTCAACCTCTGAGATCTTCTCGCGTTTTgcgaaaaatcaaagaaataagCCAACCCACTGGTGACCCGGTCATAATAAATCGAAATCCACGGAATCTGGAGAGATTGCGTATTGCACATAAACCCAAAGGTTATTTTTTGGAGAAACCAGGACGTTCGTTTTGGCATAAGTTGGAGCTGACAGTAAGTGGACGTTATGTAACTGCAGAAGTGAGACATTTCCAAAATGGTCCAATTGTGGGAGCAAGTACATCTGAATGGGCAATTAAAAAGCATCTATACAAAACCACCGATACACCTGCGTTTGTGAATCTTGCACGAGTACTGGCTATGAGATGCCTCCAATCAGGCATTACTGAAATGGCTTGTAATATTGACGCAGTCGCCGGAGGTAAGGTTGAAAAGTTTCTCAAGACATTGGAAGAAAATGGAGTTAGATTGCAAGAACCAGAACGATACGTTGCTCCATTACCATGGGATGCCGTGCGAAATGAAAAACCATGGGAAGTATTAGAGGATCAACTGCCACCAGCGCAAGAAGCAAAAACAGAAAAGAcacccaaaaaataa
- the Taz_4 gene encoding tafazzin isoform X1: MLLSAAGFNLCGRMRLLNRGSCIAKARIQKPFTAGYPTSSKRFHVQPQQETQPLQVAMGYNIEWIFHRLRCPSGLWYIASQIAITAVGLFAKFVLVFLNRTVVHNRERLINVIAKRPAGVPLVTVSNHQSCFDDPGLWGVLPMRYVCNTFKIRWSMAAHDICFTNKYHSTFFMYGKCIPVVRGSGVYQDAINLCIQKCALGHWVHVFPEGKVNMTKEEMRLKWGVGRIIYESPRIPIILPMWHEGMDDVLPNTEPYVLQWGKKVTLNIGQPIDLHDFIQDLKDRKVPEPEARKLITDKIQDVFHHLRKETEELHKKRL; the protein is encoded by the exons ATGCTTCTGTCTGCAGCTGGATTCAATTTGTGTGGCCGAATGCGGCTCCTAAATCGTGGGAGTTGCATAGCTAAGGCGCGCATACAGAAACCCTTCACTGCCGGATATCCAACATCATCGAAACGG TTTCACGTCCAGCCTCAACAAGAAACTCAGCCGCTGCAAGTCGCTATGGGCTACAACATCGAATGGATATTCCATCGGTTGCGTTGTCCTTCGGGACTTTGGTACATTGCCAGCCAAATTGCCATCACAGCGGTGGGATTGTTTGCTAAATTTGTACTGG TTTTCCTCAACAGAACCGTAGTGCATAACAGAGAGAGACTGATAAATGTGATAGCAAAACGTCCAGCCGGTGTGCCCTTAGTCACTGTTTCTAATCATCAATCATGCTTCGATGATCCCGGCCTATGGG gTGTACTTCCCATGAGATATGTATGCAATACATTTAAGATACGCTGGTCAATGGCGGCGCACGATATCTGCTTCACCAATAAATATCACTCAACTTTCTTCATGTATG GCAAATGCATTCCAGTGGTGCGCGGCAGCGGCGTCTATCAGGATGCCATCAATTTGTGCATACAAAAGTGTGCGCTCGGTCATTGGGTGCACGTATTTCCCGAGGGCAAAGTCAACATGACTAAGGAGGAGATGCGCCTCAAGTGGGGTGTCGGTCGTATAATATACGAGTCGCCACGCATTCCGATTATCTTACCCATGTGGCATGAGGGTATGGACGATGTGCTGCCCAACACCGAGCCATATGTGCTGCAGTGGGGCAAAAAGGTGACCCTAAACATTGGTCAACCAATAGACTTGCATGATTTTATACAGGATCTGAAAGATCGTAAAGTACCAGAGCCGGAGGCGAGAAAGTTGATAACGGATAAAATACAAGATGTGTTTCAT CATTTACGCAAAGAAACCGAAGAACTGCATAAAAAACGGCTATAG
- the Taz_4 gene encoding tafazzin isoform X2 — protein sequence MLLSAAGFNLCGRMRLLNRGSCIAKARIQKPFTAGYPTSSKRPQQETQPLQVAMGYNIEWIFHRLRCPSGLWYIASQIAITAVGLFAKFVLVFLNRTVVHNRERLINVIAKRPAGVPLVTVSNHQSCFDDPGLWGVLPMRYVCNTFKIRWSMAAHDICFTNKYHSTFFMYGKCIPVVRGSGVYQDAINLCIQKCALGHWVHVFPEGKVNMTKEEMRLKWGVGRIIYESPRIPIILPMWHEGMDDVLPNTEPYVLQWGKKVTLNIGQPIDLHDFIQDLKDRKVPEPEARKLITDKIQDVFHHLRKETEELHKKRL from the exons ATGCTTCTGTCTGCAGCTGGATTCAATTTGTGTGGCCGAATGCGGCTCCTAAATCGTGGGAGTTGCATAGCTAAGGCGCGCATACAGAAACCCTTCACTGCCGGATATCCAACATCATCGAAACGG CCTCAACAAGAAACTCAGCCGCTGCAAGTCGCTATGGGCTACAACATCGAATGGATATTCCATCGGTTGCGTTGTCCTTCGGGACTTTGGTACATTGCCAGCCAAATTGCCATCACAGCGGTGGGATTGTTTGCTAAATTTGTACTGG TTTTCCTCAACAGAACCGTAGTGCATAACAGAGAGAGACTGATAAATGTGATAGCAAAACGTCCAGCCGGTGTGCCCTTAGTCACTGTTTCTAATCATCAATCATGCTTCGATGATCCCGGCCTATGGG gTGTACTTCCCATGAGATATGTATGCAATACATTTAAGATACGCTGGTCAATGGCGGCGCACGATATCTGCTTCACCAATAAATATCACTCAACTTTCTTCATGTATG GCAAATGCATTCCAGTGGTGCGCGGCAGCGGCGTCTATCAGGATGCCATCAATTTGTGCATACAAAAGTGTGCGCTCGGTCATTGGGTGCACGTATTTCCCGAGGGCAAAGTCAACATGACTAAGGAGGAGATGCGCCTCAAGTGGGGTGTCGGTCGTATAATATACGAGTCGCCACGCATTCCGATTATCTTACCCATGTGGCATGAGGGTATGGACGATGTGCTGCCCAACACCGAGCCATATGTGCTGCAGTGGGGCAAAAAGGTGACCCTAAACATTGGTCAACCAATAGACTTGCATGATTTTATACAGGATCTGAAAGATCGTAAAGTACCAGAGCCGGAGGCGAGAAAGTTGATAACGGATAAAATACAAGATGTGTTTCAT CATTTACGCAAAGAAACCGAAGAACTGCATAAAAAACGGCTATAG
- the Taz_4 gene encoding tafazzin isoform X3 gives MGYNIEWIFHRLRCPSGLWYIASQIAITAVGLFAKFVLVFLNRTVVHNRERLINVIAKRPAGVPLVTVSNHQSCFDDPGLWGVLPMRYVCNTFKIRWSMAAHDICFTNKYHSTFFMYGKCIPVVRGSGVYQDAINLCIQKCALGHWVHVFPEGKVNMTKEEMRLKWGVGRIIYESPRIPIILPMWHEGMDDVLPNTEPYVLQWGKKVTLNIGQPIDLHDFIQDLKDRKVPEPEARKLITDKIQDVFHHLRKETEELHKKRL, from the exons ATGGGCTACAACATCGAATGGATATTCCATCGGTTGCGTTGTCCTTCGGGACTTTGGTACATTGCCAGCCAAATTGCCATCACAGCGGTGGGATTGTTTGCTAAATTTGTACTGG TTTTCCTCAACAGAACCGTAGTGCATAACAGAGAGAGACTGATAAATGTGATAGCAAAACGTCCAGCCGGTGTGCCCTTAGTCACTGTTTCTAATCATCAATCATGCTTCGATGATCCCGGCCTATGGG gTGTACTTCCCATGAGATATGTATGCAATACATTTAAGATACGCTGGTCAATGGCGGCGCACGATATCTGCTTCACCAATAAATATCACTCAACTTTCTTCATGTATG GCAAATGCATTCCAGTGGTGCGCGGCAGCGGCGTCTATCAGGATGCCATCAATTTGTGCATACAAAAGTGTGCGCTCGGTCATTGGGTGCACGTATTTCCCGAGGGCAAAGTCAACATGACTAAGGAGGAGATGCGCCTCAAGTGGGGTGTCGGTCGTATAATATACGAGTCGCCACGCATTCCGATTATCTTACCCATGTGGCATGAGGGTATGGACGATGTGCTGCCCAACACCGAGCCATATGTGCTGCAGTGGGGCAAAAAGGTGACCCTAAACATTGGTCAACCAATAGACTTGCATGATTTTATACAGGATCTGAAAGATCGTAAAGTACCAGAGCCGGAGGCGAGAAAGTTGATAACGGATAAAATACAAGATGTGTTTCAT CATTTACGCAAAGAAACCGAAGAACTGCATAAAAAACGGCTATAG
- the LOC105216982 gene encoding uncharacterized protein LOC105216982 produces MALLQVPPNSEQAIVLNTPNRNEILKDGLPTHTKYKILGRGAFGTVFKAIYRGQPVAVKIVRNVSKANDQSMRSEMHILGWKHRNIIRILKVETTQNFGIVIMERLVGQSLQEILEATMLPLQHRIYITLDILSALSYCHKRSLLHLDVKPQNVLISFVGMQQNLRYETLSNAFRHRQYVCKLCDFGASLKIDSPTPSPKGNARGTMRYMAPEALREEPLTPATDIYSLGITMWQMRQRRLPYHSIACNEVVAYQVVKNKLRPDSTTPNNTTNCTSALHRHHKCYCANFTAEEITYHSLVQLTNVLNRTKQPEEQLRFSDCGADQVELHQATVRRPFASLNAKMNVMRNLSAELNCSKSPVAQKSPANERPMLIQRQQQQRKKSDVVDLLAMFEDILRLSDCNKEQSYETIYKACWCDEPTLRPNALLLRKRLIELL; encoded by the exons at GGCTTTGCTGCAAGTTCCACCAAATAGTGAACAAGCCATTGTCCTGAATACGCCAAATCGCAACGAGATACTCAAGGACGGACTGCCGacacacacaaaatataaaatcttaggCCGTGGCGCCTTTGGCACCGTCTTCAAGGCGATTTATCGAG gtcAACCCGTGGCTGTGAAGATCGTGCGCAATGTGAGTAAAGCGAATGATCAATCTATGCGTAGTGAGATGCACATTTTGGGCTGGAAACACCGTAATATTATACGAATTTTAAAA GTCGAAACTACGCAGAATTTCGGTATTGTCATAATGGAGAGATTGGTGGGGCAAAGTTTACAGGAGATACTTGAAGCCACAATGCTGCCACTACAGCATAGAATTTA CATAACACTGGATATTCTGTCGGCGCTATCATATTGCCACAAGCGGAGTCTACTACATCTTGATGTAAAACCACAGAATGTGTTGATATCTTTCGTTGGCATGCAACAAAATTTACGCTACGAAACGCTATCAAATGCTTTCCGCCACCGGCAATATGTCTGCAAACTTTGCGATTTTGGTGCTTCCTTGAAGATAGACTCTCCAACGCCGTCGCCAAAGGGGAATGCGCGT GGCACAATGCGCTACATGGCCCCCGAGGCATTGCGTGAGGAACCGCTCACACCAGCCACCGACATCTACTCACTAGGCATTACAATGTGGCAAATGCGACAGCGGCGCTTACCCTACCACAGCATTGCCTGCAATGAAGTGGTCGCCTATCAGGTGGTCAAAAATAAGCTCCGTCCCGATAGCACAACTCCAAATAATACCACAAACTGCACGAGCGCGCTGCATCGCCATCACAAATGCTATTGCGCCAATTTCACAGCGGAGGAGATCACTTATCACTCATTGGTACAGCTGACGAATGTACTCAATCGCACCAAACAACCCGAAGAACAGTTGCGCTTCTCTGACTGCGGTGCGGATCAGGTGGAGCTGCATCAGGCGACTGTGCGTCGGCCATTCGCCTCATTGAATGCGAAAATGAATGTTATGCGTAATTTAAGTGCCGAATTGAATTGCAGTAAGTCACCGGTCGCACAGAAGTCGCCAGCAAATGAGAGACCAATGCTGATACAacgacagcaacagcaacgcaaGAAAAGCGATGTTGTCGATCTGTTAGCGATGTTTGAGGATATATTGCGTTTAAGCGATTGCAACAAGGAACAAAGCTATGAAACGATTTATAAAGCTTGCTGGTGTGACGAGCCCACTTTAAGACCGAACGCCTTGCTGTTGCGCAAGCGCTTGATAGAATTGCTTTAA